A stretch of Leisingera sp. S132 DNA encodes these proteins:
- a CDS encoding sensor histidine kinase, giving the protein MRDTSVMQRQQDGDVVLGEDWVTPDQSVTREMQVKRARRGFLPLKGSPLTRRIITFNLIALTIMVAGILYLNSTRHSLVQQRAGALVSEAMLAADVFEAEMPAAGAVSFAAGDGIQVEDTLARLSLRGGVEAFVFDTTGNLISSIKGVNRSDALNVLNDSGERRTLISDALSRLWGLAGGAEQQAAVSGPALEDRLGGLVDRAMNGGTGVETVVDTSGSRVISAATPIMHNGTAVGVIALASPTGEVDALVRSEQERVLQMFIVALLVSVGLSLVLASTIANPLADLAEAAELGRDRGSRKSNPGRIRIPDLSARPDEIGRLSRALRGMVKALYSRIDSNEQFAADVAHEIKNPLASLQSAVGTLRMVKRDDQRQKLLEVIEHDVRRLDRLVSDISNASRLDAELVKEEEEEFNLLTMLGNLNQYLGEDARAKGIDYITDLPAQPVLLQGLEARLAQVFVNLITNAISFCEEGDAIRVWARRRANRVLIVVEDTGPGIPDQALSKIFKRFYSQRPVEHFGNNSGLGLAISKQIVEAHGGVIWAENIRPTEADVTSEPLGARFVVGLPV; this is encoded by the coding sequence ATGCGCGATACCAGTGTTATGCAACGCCAGCAGGACGGCGATGTGGTCTTGGGCGAGGACTGGGTCACCCCGGACCAGTCGGTCACGCGGGAGATGCAGGTCAAGCGCGCCCGCCGGGGGTTCCTGCCGCTCAAGGGGTCGCCGCTGACCCGCAGGATCATCACCTTCAACCTGATCGCGCTGACCATCATGGTTGCGGGTATCCTGTACCTGAACTCGACGCGCCACAGCCTGGTGCAGCAGCGCGCCGGCGCGCTGGTGTCCGAGGCGATGCTGGCCGCCGACGTGTTCGAGGCAGAGATGCCTGCCGCCGGCGCCGTCAGCTTTGCCGCTGGTGACGGCATCCAGGTCGAGGACACGCTGGCCCGTCTCAGCCTGCGCGGCGGGGTTGAGGCTTTTGTGTTCGACACCACCGGAAATCTGATTTCCAGCATCAAGGGCGTCAATCGCAGCGATGCGCTGAACGTGCTGAATGACAGCGGTGAGCGCCGCACCCTGATCAGCGATGCGCTGTCCAGGCTCTGGGGACTGGCCGGCGGGGCTGAGCAGCAGGCGGCTGTTTCCGGCCCGGCGCTGGAGGACCGTCTCGGCGGGCTGGTGGACCGGGCGATGAACGGCGGCACCGGCGTGGAAACCGTGGTGGATACCAGCGGCAGCCGGGTGATCTCCGCCGCGACCCCGATCATGCACAACGGCACCGCCGTGGGGGTGATCGCCCTGGCCTCGCCCACCGGCGAAGTGGACGCGCTGGTGCGCAGCGAACAGGAACGGGTGCTGCAGATGTTCATCGTGGCGCTCCTGGTCTCTGTCGGCCTCAGCCTGGTGCTGGCCTCGACAATCGCGAACCCGCTGGCCGACCTGGCAGAGGCGGCTGAACTGGGCCGCGACCGCGGCAGCCGCAAATCCAATCCGGGCCGGATCCGCATCCCCGACCTGTCCGCCCGCCCCGATGAGATCGGCCGCCTCAGCCGCGCCCTGCGCGGCATGGTCAAGGCGCTCTACTCCCGCATCGACAGCAACGAGCAGTTCGCCGCGGATGTGGCGCATGAGATCAAGAACCCGCTCGCCAGCCTGCAATCCGCGGTTGGCACCCTGCGCATGGTCAAACGCGACGACCAGCGGCAAAAGCTGCTGGAGGTGATTGAACACGACGTGCGCCGCCTTGACCGGCTGGTCAGCGACATCTCCAACGCCTCGCGGCTGGATGCCGAACTGGTCAAGGAGGAAGAGGAAGAGTTCAATCTTCTGACCATGCTCGGCAACCTCAACCAGTACTTGGGAGAGGACGCGCGCGCCAAGGGCATCGACTACATCACCGATCTGCCCGCCCAGCCGGTCCTGCTGCAGGGGCTGGAGGCACGTCTGGCGCAGGTTTTTGTCAACCTGATCACCAACGCGATTTCCTTCTGCGAGGAAGGCGACGCCATCCGCGTCTGGGCGCGCCGCCGCGCCAACCGGGTGCTGATCGTGGTCGAGGATACCGGCCCCGGGATCCCCGACCAGGCGCTTTCCAAGATATTCAAACGCTTCTACTCGCAGCGCCCGGTAGAGCATTTCGGCAATAACTCCGGCCTTGGCCTGGCAATCTCCAAGCAGATCGTCGAGGCGCATGGCGGCGTGATCTGGGCTGAAAACATCCGCCCGACAGAGGCGGACGTCACTTCCGAACCGCTTGGCGCGCGATTTGTGGTAGGCTTGCCTGTCTGA
- the dgt gene encoding dGTP triphosphohydrolase, whose product MAMEWNRLLNPGRLCRPDFPEAPGREAYLQDYDRILFSEPFRRLAQKTQVHPLYSHDHVHHRMIHSMETCSVGRSLGSGVGQALLAADRITPDQVLRIAGHVQAACLLHDIGNPPFGHSGEDSIGGWFAAQFKAGAGLAARIPADRQAEFAHFEGNAQGLRIAGRLEMARREGGMRLSYATLGAFLKYPCTRQVRDAVCGDGPAPYAGLKKFGVFASDTALLDEICAATGMIRESAGWYRRHPLAFLVEAADDICYRIMDIEDAGAVGDLDRADVAAVLEDITGKPNREEDAAMPLGERVALLRALSIGAATSAAVQAFLDNYDAIMSGEFDGDLIGASSKADAFAELQRLSVERIFAARRKTELEVAGRQVLHHILGHFQGLYTDLAACGWDQPAFAKQHPHWAQLIRAVDLDLRGVEDPYTAMHSLADFVSGMTDRYAVKVRDMVTGSLTV is encoded by the coding sequence ATGGCGATGGAGTGGAACAGGCTGCTGAACCCGGGGCGGCTGTGCCGGCCGGACTTCCCCGAGGCCCCTGGGCGCGAGGCCTATCTGCAGGATTATGACCGCATCCTGTTTTCCGAGCCGTTCCGGCGGCTGGCGCAGAAGACCCAGGTGCACCCGCTCTACAGTCACGACCACGTGCATCACCGGATGATCCACAGCATGGAGACCTGCAGCGTCGGCCGCTCGCTGGGTTCCGGCGTCGGCCAGGCGCTGCTGGCCGCAGACCGCATCACTCCCGATCAGGTGCTGCGCATAGCGGGCCACGTTCAGGCCGCCTGCCTGCTGCATGACATCGGCAACCCGCCCTTTGGCCATTCCGGCGAAGACAGCATTGGCGGCTGGTTCGCCGCGCAGTTCAAGGCAGGCGCAGGGCTGGCCGCCCGGATCCCGGCAGACCGCCAGGCCGAGTTCGCGCATTTCGAAGGCAACGCCCAGGGTTTGCGTATCGCCGGCCGCCTGGAAATGGCCCGGCGCGAGGGCGGAATGCGGCTCAGTTACGCGACGCTGGGCGCCTTTTTGAAATACCCCTGCACCCGCCAGGTGCGCGATGCCGTTTGCGGCGATGGCCCGGCGCCTTATGCAGGCCTCAAGAAATTCGGCGTCTTTGCTTCCGATACCGCTTTACTCGACGAAATCTGCGCCGCCACCGGCATGATCCGCGAAAGCGCCGGCTGGTACCGCCGCCACCCGCTCGCCTTTCTGGTCGAGGCCGCGGATGACATCTGCTACCGCATCATGGATATCGAGGACGCAGGTGCAGTGGGCGATCTGGACCGCGCGGACGTGGCGGCGGTGCTGGAAGACATCACCGGCAAACCCAACCGCGAGGAAGACGCCGCTATGCCGCTGGGCGAGCGTGTCGCCCTGCTGCGCGCGCTCTCCATCGGTGCCGCCACCAGCGCTGCGGTGCAGGCCTTCCTCGACAATTACGACGCCATCATGAGCGGCGAGTTCGACGGCGACCTGATCGGCGCCTCCTCCAAGGCAGACGCCTTTGCCGAACTGCAACGCCTGTCGGTGGAACGAATCTTTGCCGCACGCCGCAAGACAGAGCTGGAGGTCGCGGGCCGCCAGGTGCTGCACCATATCCTCGGCCACTTCCAGGGGCTCTACACCGATCTGGCCGCCTGCGGCTGGGACCAGCCCGCTTTCGCAAAGCAGCACCCCCACTGGGCGCAGCTGATCCGCGCCGTCGACCTGGACCTGCGCGGGGTGGAGGACCCATATACCGCCATGCATTCGCTGGCGGATTTCGTCTCCGGCATGACCGACCGCTACGCGGTCAAGGTGCGGGACATGGTGACCGGCAGCCTGACCGTCTGA
- a CDS encoding DUF6473 family protein, translating to MSYELKSPGGLAGEPVRYGQSRLLVRGPRRSLDDPYVAFLGGTEVYGRFVEFPFVESLQARLGVDCVNLGSVNAGLDSFAFDDSLTRIARNARLTVVQMLGAQNISNPYYRVHPRRNDRFLAAQPALKTLYPEIDFTEFHFNKHLLCSLRDISAQRFEQVREQLQRSWVDRMSKLVEELEGRVLLLWLRYALDAEAGFLEEPVLVNRAMAEALRPKVQGILEIKAASAAAAQDISGMIFGPMELPAARHMIGPKEHMKIAEALACDLEPLLRA from the coding sequence ATGAGCTATGAACTCAAAAGCCCGGGGGGGCTTGCGGGGGAACCAGTCCGATATGGTCAATCCAGACTGCTGGTACGGGGGCCGCGGCGGTCCCTGGACGACCCTTACGTCGCCTTCCTGGGCGGAACCGAAGTCTATGGGCGATTCGTTGAATTTCCGTTTGTGGAGTCTCTGCAGGCGCGTCTCGGCGTGGATTGCGTCAACCTGGGCAGCGTGAACGCGGGCCTCGACAGCTTTGCCTTTGATGACAGCCTGACACGCATTGCCCGCAACGCCCGGCTCACCGTGGTGCAGATGCTGGGCGCGCAGAATATTTCCAATCCCTACTACCGGGTGCATCCGCGCCGCAATGACCGGTTTCTGGCAGCCCAGCCCGCGCTCAAGACCCTGTACCCCGAGATCGATTTCACCGAATTCCACTTCAACAAGCACCTGCTGTGCTCGCTGCGGGATATCTCCGCGCAGCGGTTTGAACAGGTGCGCGAACAGCTGCAGCGCAGCTGGGTCGACCGGATGAGTAAGCTGGTGGAGGAACTGGAGGGCCGCGTCCTGCTGCTGTGGCTGCGCTATGCCCTCGATGCCGAAGCCGGCTTCCTGGAGGAGCCGGTGCTGGTCAACCGCGCCATGGCTGAGGCGCTGCGCCCCAAGGTGCAGGGTATCCTGGAGATCAAGGCCGCCTCCGCCGCCGCGGCGCAGGACATTTCCGGTATGATCTTCGGCCCGATGGAGCTGCCCGCTGCACGCCACATGATCGGCCCCAAGGAGCATATGAAAATCGCAGAGGCCCTGGCCTGCGATCTGGAACCGCTGCTGCGCGCCTGA
- a CDS encoding PTS sugar transporter subunit IIA: protein MIGIVIVAHGGLAREYLAAVEHVVGPQPSLMAIAIGPEDDRAAKQDEICAAANKVDSGGGVVVVTDLFGGSPSNLSLKACAPADRRILYGANLPMLIKLAKSRHLPVADAVRQAMEAGRKYINAQNVNPDGEQAH from the coding sequence TTGATCGGGATAGTGATCGTAGCGCATGGCGGACTGGCACGGGAATACCTTGCCGCGGTGGAACACGTAGTGGGTCCGCAGCCCAGCCTGATGGCCATCGCCATCGGTCCGGAGGATGACCGCGCCGCCAAGCAGGACGAGATCTGCGCCGCGGCCAACAAAGTCGACAGCGGCGGCGGCGTTGTGGTGGTGACCGACCTCTTCGGCGGCTCGCCCTCGAACCTCAGCCTCAAGGCCTGCGCGCCTGCGGACCGGCGGATTCTCTATGGCGCCAACCTTCCGATGCTGATCAAACTGGCAAAATCCCGCCACCTTCCGGTTGCCGATGCGGTTCGGCAGGCGATGGAGGCAGGGCGCAAGTACATCAACGCCCAGAACGTAAACCCTGACGGGGAGCAGGCACATTAA
- the rapZ gene encoding RNase adapter RapZ, with protein sequence MPDQNQQAVPAVLVTGPSGAGRTTAINVLEDLGFEAIDNLPLRLLPGLFDAAAAPRPMALGLDSRNRDFSPRALLDVIDMLSGRRELELTVLYLDAQADVLLRRYSETRRRHPLAPAESPGEGVRRELDLMAPIRDRADILLETSDMNVHQLKAEIERWFAPGGRTLALSVQSFSYKRGMPHGIDMVFDCRFLANPYWDTDLRALNGQDPAVQDYVRADPRFQPFFDRVLDLTRLLLPAYREEGKSHFSIAFGCTGGQHRSVTMAQTLAKALAEDGLQVSIRHRELQGQQKK encoded by the coding sequence ATGCCTGACCAGAACCAACAGGCGGTCCCGGCGGTGCTGGTCACTGGCCCGTCCGGTGCGGGCCGCACCACCGCGATCAACGTGCTGGAGGATCTCGGGTTCGAGGCGATCGACAACCTGCCGCTGCGGCTCTTGCCCGGCCTGTTCGACGCCGCCGCCGCACCGCGTCCGATGGCGCTGGGACTGGACAGCCGCAACCGGGACTTCTCGCCGCGCGCGCTTTTGGACGTGATCGACATGCTGTCAGGACGCCGCGAGCTGGAGCTGACCGTGCTCTACCTCGACGCCCAGGCCGACGTGCTGCTGCGCCGCTACTCTGAAACCCGCCGCCGCCACCCGCTGGCCCCGGCAGAATCCCCGGGCGAGGGCGTGCGCCGCGAGCTGGACCTGATGGCGCCGATCCGCGACCGGGCTGACATCCTGCTGGAAACCTCGGACATGAACGTCCACCAGCTGAAGGCCGAGATCGAGCGCTGGTTTGCCCCGGGCGGCCGCACCCTGGCGCTGTCGGTGCAAAGCTTCTCCTACAAACGCGGCATGCCGCATGGCATCGACATGGTGTTCGACTGCCGCTTTCTGGCCAATCCCTACTGGGATACGGACCTGCGCGCATTGAACGGCCAGGACCCGGCAGTGCAGGACTACGTCCGTGCCGATCCCCGGTTCCAGCCGTTCTTCGACCGGGTGCTGGACCTCACCCGGCTGCTGCTGCCGGCCTACCGGGAGGAGGGCAAATCGCATTTTTCCATCGCCTTCGGCTGCACCGGCGGCCAGCACAGATCGGTGACAATGGCACAAACCCTGGCCAAGGCCCTTGCAGAGGACGGCCTGCAAGTGTCAATTAGACACCGCGAGCTGCAAGGCCAGCAAAAGAAGTGA
- a CDS encoding HPr kinase/phosphorylase, whose product MPETQSLILHASCVALEGQGLLITGTSGQGKSALALQLMAFGAQLVADDRVLVQLLHGELVASAPEPIRGLIEARYMGLLQAQIRSPVPVTALVDLDEAETERLPVRHTTLLLGREVARVKRVDGAHFAPALMQYLRCGALDPDA is encoded by the coding sequence ATGCCTGAAACACAAAGCTTGATCCTGCATGCCTCCTGCGTTGCGCTGGAGGGGCAGGGGCTTTTGATCACCGGCACCTCCGGCCAGGGCAAATCCGCGCTGGCGCTGCAGCTGATGGCCTTCGGCGCCCAGCTGGTGGCCGACGACCGGGTGCTGGTGCAGCTCTTGCACGGCGAGCTGGTTGCCAGCGCGCCGGAGCCGATCCGCGGGTTGATCGAGGCCCGCTACATGGGGCTGTTGCAGGCGCAGATCCGCAGCCCGGTGCCGGTGACGGCGCTGGTGGACCTGGACGAGGCGGAGACCGAGCGCCTGCCGGTGCGCCACACCACCCTGCTTCTGGGGCGGGAGGTGGCGCGCGTGAAACGGGTGGATGGCGCCCATTTTGCCCCGGCGCTGATGCAATACCTCAGATGCGGGGCACTGGACCCGGATGCCTGA
- a CDS encoding lysophospholipid acyltransferase family protein: protein MADTAQDRKTGIAPDTAEQTTGEVYDRRTLTYANSFDDRWTSLAIKTIEWLTGKLKILRMVNKFEKNNAEYRGQKFWRGALNTMGIDLQTPQEQIDNIPAEGPVVIVANHPHGMVDGMIFADLIGRRRLDYRILTRSVLTGLDEAATSFMIPVPFPHDPEAQRKMVDMRAKTMAYLKEGGAVALFPSGVVMSSDSWFGPAVEREWNVFTAQLIRRSGARVVPIFYPGSNSRWYQIACQISPILRQGLLLHEIVRSCNKPQAPVVGKPLTDEQMEQLQTDPRGFMAWLREHTLSLGKQG, encoded by the coding sequence TTGGCGGACACCGCACAAGACAGGAAGACCGGCATCGCGCCGGACACCGCTGAGCAGACAACGGGCGAGGTCTATGACCGCCGCACCCTGACCTATGCCAACTCCTTTGACGACCGCTGGACCTCGCTGGCGATCAAGACCATCGAATGGCTGACCGGCAAGCTGAAAATCCTGCGCATGGTCAACAAGTTCGAGAAGAACAACGCCGAATACCGCGGCCAGAAGTTCTGGCGCGGCGCGCTCAACACCATGGGTATCGACCTGCAGACCCCGCAGGAGCAGATCGACAACATTCCTGCAGAGGGCCCGGTGGTGATCGTCGCCAACCATCCGCACGGCATGGTCGACGGCATGATCTTTGCCGACCTGATCGGCCGCCGCCGCCTCGATTACCGCATCCTGACCCGCTCGGTTCTGACCGGCCTGGATGAGGCCGCGACCTCCTTCATGATCCCGGTGCCCTTCCCGCATGACCCCGAAGCGCAGCGCAAGATGGTCGACATGCGCGCCAAGACCATGGCCTACCTCAAGGAGGGCGGTGCGGTGGCTCTGTTCCCCTCAGGCGTGGTGATGTCGTCAGACAGCTGGTTCGGCCCCGCGGTCGAGCGTGAATGGAATGTCTTCACCGCCCAGCTGATCCGCCGCTCCGGCGCCCGGGTGGTGCCGATCTTTTATCCCGGCTCGAACTCGCGCTGGTACCAGATCGCCTGCCAGATCTCCCCGATCCTGCGCCAGGGCCTGCTGCTGCATGAAATCGTCCGCTCCTGCAACAAGCCGCAGGCGCCGGTGGTTGGCAAGCCGCTGACCGATGAGCAGATGGAGCAGCTGCAAACCGATCCGCGCGGGTTCATGGCCTGGCTGCGCGAGCACACGCTGAGCCTTGGCAAACAGGGCTGA
- a CDS encoding HPr family phosphocarrier protein, producing MALKTLKIINEKGLHARASAKLVEVVEAFDATAEVLKDGMSASGDSIMGLLMLAASKGTTIDVETSGPDADALAHALEALVADKFGEGY from the coding sequence ATGGCTCTGAAGACGCTGAAAATCATCAATGAAAAAGGGCTGCACGCCCGCGCCTCCGCCAAACTGGTGGAGGTGGTCGAAGCGTTTGACGCCACGGCAGAGGTGCTGAAGGACGGAATGTCGGCCTCCGGCGACAGTATTATGGGCCTTTTGATGTTGGCAGCCTCGAAAGGAACGACTATTGACGTCGAGACTTCGGGGCCCGATGCTGACGCGCTTGCGCATGCGCTGGAGGCTTTGGTGGCCGACAAGTTCGGCGAGGGCTACTAG
- a CDS encoding 3-hydroxybutyryl-CoA dehydrogenase yields MEIQKVGVIGAGQMGNGIAHVMALAGYEVVLNDVSQQALDSALSLIHKNMERQASKGKISDADVKAALARIVPSLKLADVGATDLVIEAATERETVKQAIFEDLQPHLQPHTILTSNTSSISITRLASRTDRPERFMGFHFMNPVPVMQLVELIRGIATDEPTFSACQEVVARLGKTSASAEDFPAFIVNRILMPMINEAVYTLYEGVGSVKSIDESMKLGANHPMGPLELADFIGLDTCLAIMNVLHDGLADTKYRPCPLLTKYVEAGWLGRKTQRGFYDYRGEVPVPTR; encoded by the coding sequence ATGGAAATTCAGAAGGTTGGAGTGATCGGCGCGGGTCAGATGGGCAATGGGATTGCCCATGTCATGGCGCTGGCCGGGTACGAGGTCGTGCTGAATGACGTCAGCCAGCAGGCGCTGGACAGCGCGCTGAGCCTCATCCACAAGAACATGGAGCGCCAGGCCAGCAAGGGCAAGATTTCCGACGCTGACGTGAAGGCGGCGCTGGCGCGCATCGTGCCGTCGCTGAAGCTGGCGGATGTGGGCGCAACCGATCTGGTGATCGAGGCAGCGACCGAGCGGGAGACCGTGAAGCAGGCGATCTTTGAAGACCTGCAGCCGCATCTGCAGCCGCATACCATCCTGACCTCCAACACCTCCTCGATCTCGATCACCCGGCTGGCCAGCCGCACTGACCGGCCTGAGCGGTTCATGGGGTTCCATTTCATGAACCCGGTGCCGGTGATGCAGCTGGTGGAGCTGATCCGCGGCATCGCCACCGATGAGCCGACATTCAGCGCGTGCCAGGAGGTGGTGGCGCGGCTTGGCAAGACCTCAGCCAGTGCCGAGGATTTCCCGGCCTTTATTGTCAACCGCATCCTGATGCCGATGATCAACGAGGCGGTCTATACGCTGTATGAGGGTGTCGGGTCGGTGAAATCGATCGACGAATCGATGAAGCTGGGCGCGAACCACCCGATGGGGCCGCTGGAGCTGGCGGATTTCATCGGGCTGGACACTTGCCTGGCGATCATGAACGTGCTGCACGACGGACTGGCGGATACCAAGTACCGCCCCTGCCCGCTCTTGACCAAATACGTCGAGGCCGGCTGGCTGGGCCGCAAGACCCAGCGCGGGTTCTATGACTACCGCGGTGAGGTGCCGGTCCCGACCCGGTAA
- a CDS encoding response regulator transcription factor → MSKIALVDDDRNILTSVSMTLEAEGFEVETYNDGQAALDAFNKKLPDMAVLDIKMPRMDGMDLLQRLRQKSQMPVIFLTSKDDEIDEVLGLRMGADDYVKKPFSQRLLVERIRALLRRQEAISSDAEGTASPEAKVMERGNLRMDPLRHAVSWKGKDVSLTVTEFLLLQALAQRPGFVKSRDQLMDVAYDDQVYVDDRTIDSHIKRLRKKMRSADSDFAAIETLYGIGYRYNEE, encoded by the coding sequence ATGTCAAAGATTGCTTTGGTTGACGATGACAGGAACATCCTGACATCGGTTTCCATGACGCTTGAGGCCGAGGGCTTCGAGGTCGAAACATATAATGACGGCCAGGCCGCGCTGGATGCCTTCAACAAGAAGCTTCCGGATATGGCGGTGCTGGATATCAAGATGCCGCGCATGGATGGCATGGACCTGTTGCAGCGGCTGCGCCAGAAATCGCAGATGCCGGTGATCTTCCTCACCTCCAAGGATGATGAGATCGACGAGGTTCTGGGCCTGCGCATGGGCGCCGACGACTACGTCAAGAAGCCGTTTTCGCAGCGCCTGCTGGTGGAACGCATCCGGGCGCTCTTGCGCCGCCAGGAGGCGATCAGCAGCGACGCCGAGGGCACCGCGTCGCCGGAGGCCAAGGTGATGGAGCGCGGCAACCTGCGGATGGACCCGCTGCGCCACGCGGTCAGCTGGAAGGGCAAGGACGTGTCGCTGACGGTGACCGAATTCCTGCTGCTGCAGGCGCTGGCTCAGCGGCCCGGCTTCGTCAAAAGCCGCGACCAGCTGATGGATGTGGCCTATGACGATCAGGTCTATGTGGACGACCGCACCATCGACAGCCACATCAAGCGCCTGCGCAAGAAGATGCGCAGCGCGGATTCGGATTTCGCGGCGATCGAAACCCTCTATGGTATCGGTTACCGCTACAACGAAGAGTAA
- a CDS encoding phosphoenolpyruvate carboxykinase yields MTSGRVNPQFRLEDQGIEGLGNVYYNFMEPALIEAALKRGEGTLGNGGAFLVTTGKFTGRSPKDKHVVKTDSVRDTIWWDNNAAMSAEGFDALYADMLEHMKGKDYYVQDLVGGADPAHAINVRMVTELAWHNLFIRTMLRRPDREDLDDFIADFTVINCPSFQADPKKHDCRSETIIAMNFDRKMILIGGTEYAGENKKSVFTLLNYLLPEKGIMPMHCSANHAKGNPVDTAVFFGLSGTGKTTLSADPDRVLIGDDEHGWADNGTFNFEGGCYAKTINLNAEAEPEIYATTSKFGTVIENMVFDPETKELDFNDDSLTANMRCAYPLHYISNASSSARGGHPKNIIMLTCDAFGVLPPIARLTPAQAMYHFLSGFTSKVAGTERGVTEPEPTFSTCFGAPFMPRRPEVYGNLLREKIAQHGATCWLVNTGWTGGAYGTGSRMPIKATRALLTAALDGSLADAEFRKDVNFGFDVPVNVPGVPELLLDPRRTWDDKSAYDAQAAKLVQMFSDNFEQYLPFIDEDVKAAAIG; encoded by the coding sequence ATGACATCTGGACGGGTTAACCCGCAATTCCGCCTCGAGGATCAGGGCATCGAGGGTCTGGGCAATGTCTATTACAACTTCATGGAGCCGGCGCTGATCGAAGCCGCGCTGAAGCGCGGCGAAGGCACGCTGGGCAATGGCGGCGCCTTCCTGGTCACCACCGGCAAATTCACCGGCCGGTCGCCCAAGGATAAACATGTCGTGAAAACCGACAGCGTGCGCGACACCATCTGGTGGGACAACAACGCCGCAATGAGCGCAGAAGGCTTTGATGCGCTCTACGCGGACATGCTGGAGCACATGAAGGGCAAGGACTACTACGTCCAGGACCTGGTGGGCGGTGCCGACCCGGCGCATGCAATCAACGTCCGCATGGTGACCGAGCTGGCCTGGCACAACCTGTTCATCCGCACCATGCTGCGCCGTCCCGACCGCGAAGACCTGGATGATTTCATCGCCGACTTCACCGTCATCAACTGCCCCAGCTTCCAGGCCGACCCCAAGAAGCACGACTGCCGCAGCGAAACCATCATCGCGATGAACTTCGACCGCAAGATGATCCTGATCGGCGGCACCGAATATGCAGGCGAAAACAAGAAATCGGTGTTCACCCTGCTGAACTACCTGCTGCCGGAAAAAGGCATCATGCCGATGCACTGCTCCGCCAACCACGCCAAGGGCAACCCGGTCGACACCGCCGTGTTCTTTGGCCTCTCGGGCACCGGCAAGACCACCCTGTCCGCCGACCCCGACCGCGTGCTGATCGGCGATGACGAGCACGGCTGGGCCGACAACGGCACCTTCAACTTCGAAGGCGGCTGCTATGCCAAGACCATCAACCTGAATGCCGAGGCTGAGCCGGAAATCTACGCCACCACCTCCAAGTTCGGCACCGTGATCGAGAACATGGTGTTCGACCCGGAAACCAAAGAGCTGGATTTCAACGACGACAGCCTGACCGCCAACATGCGCTGCGCCTACCCGCTGCATTACATCTCCAATGCATCGTCCAGCGCCCGCGGCGGCCATCCGAAGAACATCATCATGCTGACCTGTGATGCCTTCGGCGTGCTGCCTCCGATCGCGCGGCTGACCCCGGCGCAGGCGATGTACCACTTCCTGTCCGGCTTCACCTCCAAGGTAGCAGGGACCGAGCGCGGCGTGACCGAGCCGGAGCCGACCTTCTCCACCTGCTTCGGCGCCCCCTTCATGCCGCGCCGCCCCGAGGTCTACGGCAACCTGCTGCGCGAGAAGATCGCCCAGCATGGCGCGACCTGCTGGCTGGTGAACACCGGCTGGACCGGCGGCGCCTATGGCACCGGCTCGCGCATGCCGATCAAGGCCACCCGCGCGCTGCTGACCGCGGCGCTGGACGGCTCGCTGGCGGATGCGGAATTCCGCAAGGACGTGAACTTCGGCTTTGACGTGCCGGTCAACGTGCCCGGCGTGCCGGAACTGCTGCTGGATCCGCGCCGCACCTGGGACGACAAGTCGGCCTATGACGCACAGGCGGCCAAGCTGGTGCAGATGTTCTCCGACAACTTCGAGCAGTACCTGCCGTTCATCGACGAGGACGTGAAGGCCGCAGCCATCGGCTGA